From Bradyrhizobium sp. sBnM-33:
GGGCGCGGATCTCGAGTTGGGCGCTGGCGCTGTTCGCGCCGGTCGCGCTGCATGCGGCATTCGATTTTCCGCTGCTGACGCTGCAGAAACATCCCGATCTCGGCCCTAACGTGCGAATGCTGCTGGGGGCGGCGAGCCTGCTCATCGGCTTCAGTTCGATCGGGTTTGCCATCCGGCTGGTACGGCGCGTCGGCCGCCATCATGCGCCGCGCACCGAGATCGCGCGTGAGCGGCTGAGCCAGTTGCGGCGGATGTGGGCCCTGCTGCTCGTGGGCAGCGGTGCGGGCTTCGCGGGCGCGGCTTTCGTCCTGACCTCGCTTCATCACTGGTTCGTCAATCCGCAGCGCAATGCGTCGCTGCTTCTCGTTCCGCTCGGCATGACCTCCATCCTGATAGGCTTGGCGCTGTTGCTGGCCACGTCGGCGGTCTATGTATTTGGCCGCAATCGCATCAGAACGTCCTCCGACGGATTTTCGTCCGCGCCTGAGCCGAGCTGAGCGTCATCCTTCCGTCGTTGACCTCGCTCGAAAAGCCCGGCGAACAATTGTTACCCGGAGGCGGCGTACTGGCTATATTGGACACTCGGCGCGGCAGGCATCGGGAGTTTCCAATGGCCCAAGATGTTCCCCCTGATATCGGCAAGCTGCAGTCCGAAATGAACGCCGCGGTGAAGACGCACTGGAAGGCCTCCCTGTTCGAAGGCATCGTGCTCGCCCTGCTCGGCTTGGCTGCGATGATCGTGCCGCCGCTCGCAAGCCTCGCCGTTACCATCTTCCTCGGCTGGATGTTTCTGATCGGCGGCATTGCCGGGCTGTTCGTCACTTACTGGGCGCGGCAGATGCCGGGCTTCTGGTGGTCGCAGTTTTCGGCGGCGCTGGCCATTCTCGCCGGCGGGATTTTGCTGGCGCGGCCAGTGCAGGGCGTCCTCACGCTCACCATCGTGGTCGGCGCGTATTTTCTCGCCGAGGGCGTGGTCACCATCATGTACGCGCTGGAGCACCGCCGTGAATTGTCGGAGCGCTGGTCCTGGCTGCTGATCGCAGGCGTGATGGACCTCCTGATCGCGTTCATCATTGTCGCCGGGCTGCCGGGTTCGGCGGAATGGGCGATCGGCCTCCTGGTTGGGATCAATCTCGTGCTCGGCGGCGCGTCACTGCTCGGCATAGCGCTCGCGGCGCGCAAATCCTGACGCCGCCGATTATGGGATGACAAGACCCGGCCGGTGCGCTATAGAGCCCGCCATGATCATGCTCGCCGCCAGCAACTTTTGGTATTTTAGCTACGACAGCTCGCTGGCGGTGGGAGGATCGCGCTCAATCTGACGAATTGAAGCAAGAAGTCCGAACAGCCGCCAAACCTGGCGGCTTTTTTGTTGGCCGGCAGGTTTCCTAGAAACAGGAGCCACAGCCGTGTTGAGCACCACCGACGACCTTCGAATTTGCGAACTGAAAGAGCTGAGTACGCCGCAGGAGGTAATGGGTGAAATACCGCGCACCTTGACCGCGACGCGCGTCGTGATGGCGGCGCGCAATGCCATCCACGCCATCCTGCACGGCACCGATGACCGCCTTCTGGTGGTCGTCGGCCCCTGCTCGGTCCACGATCCCGCCGCGGCCGTTGATTACGCCGAGCGGCTCGCCGCGCTGCGCGAAAAGCTCTCCGACCGCCTTGAAATTGTGATGCGTGTCTATTTCGAAAAGCCGCGCACCACAGTCGGATGGAAGGGACTGATCAACGACCCCAATCTCGACGGCTCCTTCGACATCAACAGGGGCCTGCGGCTCGCCCGCAACGTGCTGTCGGCGGTGAGCAATCTCGGCCTGCCGGCCGGGACCGAATTCCTCGACATGACGACGCCGCAATACATTGCCGACCTGATAGCATGGGCGGCGATCGGGGCGCGCACCACCGAGAGCCAGATCCATCGCGAGCTCGCTTCCGGTCTCTCCTGCCCGGTCGGCTTCAAAAACGGTACCGACGGCAATATCCGCATCGCGGCCGATGCGGTGAAGTCGGCCTCGCATCCGCATCATTTCATGGCGGTCACCAAGGGCGGACGCTCGGCGATTGCGGCAACCACCGGCAACGAGGACTGCCACATCATCCTGCGCGGCGGTAACAAGCCGAACTACGACCGGGAAAGCGTCGATGCCGCTTGCGTCGAACTTGCCCGCGCCGACGTGGCGCCGCGTATCATGATCGACACCAGCCACGCCAACAGCAACAAGAAGCCGGAGAACCAGCCGCTGGTCGTCGCCGACATCGCGCGCCAGATATCGGAAGGCGAGCAGCGCATCACCGGCGTCATGATCGAGAGCAATCTGGTCGCCGGCCGCCAGGACGTCGTGCCGGGCAAGCCGCTGACCTATGGGCAGAGCATCACCGACGGCTGCATCGACTGGGAGACGACGGTATCTGCGCTGAACGTGCTGGCCGATGCGGTGCAGACGCGGCGAAATGCGCAATCGGGGAACTTCCGGGAGGAGCGCTCGGCCTCGAGAGCGTGATGAAATTAGATTTGATTGCGACCACCAAGAAGGTGCGCTCCCTCTCCCGCTTGCGGGGGAGGGCTGGGGTGGGGGTGTCTCCGCGGGCGACACTGCCCGAGTGGAGGGAGCCCCCACCCGGCGCTTCGCGCCGACCTCCCCGGCAAGCGGGAGAGGTGAAGCGCGTCTGCGGCCCAATCGATCTAACCAAAAATCATCATGCTCTAGCCGCTCGAGTCGAATGATAACGCCGCTGGGCACGCGATCGGCGCGCCCTGCTTCCGTTTCAATAGAGCTGCGAGCTCCATGGGGAAATCGCAATCTGGATTACTTTCCGGAAAACGCATGCCTTTTCGGCGCGCGGCTTGACGTCCGCTCACCTGACAAGGAGACGTCGCACACCCATCAAAATTGACCGCCTGTGGCGTACTTCACGTATCGCGCTCAGCATTATTGTCTCGCCCCGGGGGCTTTGTCTTGAACGAGGCTCTCATGAGACGATTTCCGAGCAACCTGAGTGCGAGCGAGCTGCGTGCATACCGCCGGTGGACTGCGGGTCTATACCTGTCATATTTGGCTGCCATCATCGTCGCGTTTGGCCTCACCTTCGCGAACAGGCCGGCAGGCGACCCGAGGGCATCGAACGAAACCCAGACGGCACGCTCAAAAGCAACGCCAGCAGCTATCGACGTTGCTGCCAAGGATGATCCTGCCACTGCCAGACCTGCAACTAAGCCGTAGTCCCCGCGGTGCCACTTATTTGAACAACATTTTTTTGGAATAATGCGATGGTCAACTTAGTCTTCCAGTTGCAGTTCTTCTTGCTCCCATTTCGGCGTTTGCTGCCGCCGACCAAACACGCGTTCAGCTTTGCTGGGCAATGGGAAAGCACGACCATACGATCTACTTCGCCGAAGTGGAAAATCGCGAGGATCGCCAGGCGAGCTTTGATACGCTGCTTGAGCTTTCGGGCATAGATCACCACCCGGTGAAATGCAGCACAGCAGATTCTACAGCGCATCGCTTGACGCGCGCTGAACTATTGGAGAATTGGTTGCAGTCCGAGTTCGAAATCGTGAACACGACGTTCTTGTCGGATCTGGACTACTGAGCCGTGCGCGCCCTAACAGCCGCGGCAGATGCTCTTGATCTTGCGGTCGAGCGCTGCGTTTTCCTTGCTCAAGGGATCGTTCGGGTCGGGCTGGTTCTTTTCGGGCACATCGCTGCGGCGGGGTTGACGGTGTCCGATCGGCGCTTCCGGAATCCCTCCGGCACTCGGGCTATTCTTTGGCATCGTCGACGTTCCGCCCTGCGCGAACGCAGCAGGCATGCCGATCAGGACCATCAGCGCGACTGACAAGATTGTTCTTTGCATCCCGATTCTCCGCCTTTTAGACTCACTTATCGTGTCCGTTCGGGCACGTCGATCGTTGCACAGTTTCGCCGTCCCTGCGCGGCGCAGTCCTGTGCCTTTCGTACATCGGCCATGGTACCGAGCAACGAGATTCCGGCGGCCACCAGCAGCACGAAGAAGCCGAGCAGAACGGCGTTTTCGATTCCGCGGTGGCCTTCGTCTTCCAGCTGCTCCCGTTTCTCCTCGCCGTTCTCCGTCATCGCCGATCACGGCTTTGGCGGATAGAAGTGAACGTCTCCGCAATAGTCGACGATACGATACTGCGCTTCCGAGGATAATTCACATTCCCCGGAACTTGCATGCGACAAATAATTCGGTCCAATCGGCGCCTTTCCATGGCCGCCGGGAATGTCGAGCACGTAATCCGGCTGGCACAGGCCCGAGACGCGGCCGCGCAAGTTGCGCATCAGTTCCCGTCCCTCCGCAATGATGGTGCGCAGATGCCCGGTCCCCGGCGCCAGATCGCCATGATGCAGGTAATAGGGCTTGATCCGGTTTTCAACGAAGGCCCGCATCAGTGCTTCCAGCGTCGCTGCATCATCATTTACGCCGCGAAGCAGCACCGTCTGGCTCACCAGCGGAACACCGGCGTCAGCCAGCAGCGCGCAGGCGGCGCGGGCCTCGCCCGAGAATTCGCGCGGATGATTGGCGTGAACGGCGATCCAGGTCGTTGCGCCCTCGACTTTCAATGCCTTGATCATGTCGCCATCGATGCGCGCAGGCGCAGCCACCGGCACGCGGGTGTGGATGCGAATGATCCTGACGTGATCGATGGCGGCGAGGTCCGTCATGATCTCAGCCAACCGTCGCGGCGACAACATCAGCGGATCACCGCCGGTCAGGATGACTTCCCAGATTTCCTTGTGCTCACGGATATAATTCAACGCGTCGCGATAGGCGGCTTCCGACAGCGCCGTTGCCTTGCCCGGGCCGACCATCTCGCGGCGGAAGCAGAAGCGGCAATACACCGCGCAGACATGCACCAGCTTGAGCAGCACCCGATCGGGATAGCGATGGACGATGCCGGTGACCGGCGAATGCGCGTCGTCGCCGATCGGATCGGCATTCTCGCCCGGCCCGTTCATCAGTTCGAGCGCGCTCGGAATGAATTGCCGCGCGATCGGATCGTCCGGATTTTCCGTGTCGATCAGGTTGGCGATATCAGGCGTCACCGCGATGGCGTAGCGCGCGGCGACCCGCTCGAGGTCGGCGAGATCGGCCGTCTTCGCCAACCCCCGCTCGATGAGATCGGCGGGCTGCCGCAGCGTTGCCAAAAGTTTCGGATCGATCCTGTTCATGTCTCTCCTGCCGGTGGCGTCCACACCACCTGGTCCACCCGCAGCGCGCCGCTTGCCAGCATCACCAGCCGATCGAAACCGAGCGCGACGCCGCTCGACGGCGGCATCGCGGCAACCGCTGCGAGAAAATCCTCATCCAGCGGATAGCGCTCGCCGTAGCGCCGCTCCTTCTCGTCCATATCAGCGGCGAAACGGCGGCGCTGTTCGGCGGCATCGGTCAATTCGCCAAATCCGTTGGCGAGTTCGACGCCGCAGGCATAGACCTCAAAACGTTCGGCGACGCGCGGATCGGACGCCTTTGTCCGAGCCAGCGCGGCCTCCGGCGCCGGATATTCGAACAAGACAGTCAAACGCCCCTGCCCCAGATTCGGTTCGACATGTTCGACCAGCACTTTGCTGAAAATATCCGACCAGGTGTCGTCATCGGTGATCCGCACCCGCGGTTTTGCTGCCGCCGCAAGCGTCGCGCGATCGCCCTCGCCATTGTTGATGGTGGCCAACAGATCGACTCCAGCAAAGCGCTCGAATGCGGATGCCACCGTCAGCAGTTCCGGCTCGGCGAAGGGATCGGCCGTTCTGCCCCGGAACGAGAACTGCCCGATCCCGGTCGCCTGCGCTGCATGTACGATCACGTCGATGGTGTCGGCCATAACAGCATCATACCTTGCGCCGGCACGATACCATTCCAGCATCGTGAATTCGGGCAGATGCAGATCGCCGCGCTCGCGATCGCGGAACACGCGCGCCAATTCGAAGATCTTGGCTTCACCGGCGGCGAGCAGTTTCTTGGCGGCGAATTCCGGCGACGTTCGCAGATAGCGCGTCGCGCGCGTGCCATCATGGCCCATGATTTCGGTGCGCGGGGCATGCAAATGCGTCTCGTTGCCCGGCGAGACCTGCAGGATGCCGGTTTCCACCTCAGTAAAACCCTGCTCGTCGAACCAGCCTCGCACTGCCGTCGTGATCGCGGCTCGCGCCGTCAGGAACGGCTTGCGATCGGCATGCCGCGCGGCCGACCACCAAGGCGAGAGCTGGCCGGTATCAACCATCGCAGGCGGTTCCGAATCCACCGGCATCCTCCGCGGAGCCAATCAAGGTGTTCAGGGAATCGGTAAATACCATTGATATTGTTGACTTTCTTTGAGTCGGATACGGCGAGCCGGAGGAAGCGGCAAGATCCAATTCCAGCTCGGCCATTTCATGTCGAAAGACGCTCTCCTTGTCCATTCGCCCGATCGATGTCGACGCATGCCGCTGAAGCCGCGGGTCTTCGCGAACCGCCTAAGACATTACCTCCAAGCCCATCAGCAACGGTCGGTCCCATCGTTCAATTGCTTGCCAGCCTCATCATGCAACGGGGCAAAATCCGGCTAGTTACGGCTTCAAGCAGCTCGCTGAAACGGCCGTAAAACGCTGGCATCGACGGGCAAAATCAGTATGTTGCAGCCCGAAACCGCCTGATTGGCCCTGCGGACGCCCATGTCCGATTCGGCCGAAGGCCAGAAATTCGGGAAAGCAGCTTTGAAAGTCATCGCCAGTTCTATTCGCAAGGGCAACGTCATCGAGCAAGACGGAAAGCTCTATGTCGTCCTGTCAGCCGAAAACATCCATCCCGGCAAGGGAACCCCGGTCAGCCAGATCGAAATGCGCCGCATTGGCGACGGCGTGAAGGTGTCGGAACGCTACAAGACCACTGACCAGGTCGAGAAGGCCACCGTCGAGGACCGCAATTTCAACTACCTCTACGAAGATGCCGACGGCTTCCACTTCATGAATGCCGAGACCTATGACCAAGTCCAGGTTTCGAAGGAGATCGTAGGCTCGGCTGCGCCCTACTTGCAGGAAAACATGACGGTGAAGCTGTCGATGC
This genomic window contains:
- the epmA gene encoding EF-P lysine aminoacylase EpmA produces the protein MPVDSEPPAMVDTGQLSPWWSAARHADRKPFLTARAAITTAVRGWFDEQGFTEVETGILQVSPGNETHLHAPRTEIMGHDGTRATRYLRTSPEFAAKKLLAAGEAKIFELARVFRDRERGDLHLPEFTMLEWYRAGARYDAVMADTIDVIVHAAQATGIGQFSFRGRTADPFAEPELLTVASAFERFAGVDLLATINNGEGDRATLAAAAKPRVRITDDDTWSDIFSKVLVEHVEPNLGQGRLTVLFEYPAPEAALARTKASDPRVAERFEVYACGVELANGFGELTDAAEQRRRFAADMDEKERRYGERYPLDEDFLAAVAAMPPSSGVALGFDRLVMLASGALRVDQVVWTPPAGET
- a CDS encoding lysine-2,3-aminomutase-like protein, coding for MNRIDPKLLATLRQPADLIERGLAKTADLADLERVAARYAIAVTPDIANLIDTENPDDPIARQFIPSALELMNGPGENADPIGDDAHSPVTGIVHRYPDRVLLKLVHVCAVYCRFCFRREMVGPGKATALSEAAYRDALNYIREHKEIWEVILTGGDPLMLSPRRLAEIMTDLAAIDHVRIIRIHTRVPVAAPARIDGDMIKALKVEGATTWIAVHANHPREFSGEARAACALLADAGVPLVSQTVLLRGVNDDAATLEALMRAFVENRIKPYYLHHGDLAPGTGHLRTIIAEGRELMRNLRGRVSGLCQPDYVLDIPGGHGKAPIGPNYLSHASSGECELSSEAQYRIVDYCGDVHFYPPKP
- a CDS encoding HdeD family acid-resistance protein; protein product: MAQDVPPDIGKLQSEMNAAVKTHWKASLFEGIVLALLGLAAMIVPPLASLAVTIFLGWMFLIGGIAGLFVTYWARQMPGFWWSQFSAALAILAGGILLARPVQGVLTLTIVVGAYFLAEGVVTIMYALEHRRELSERWSWLLIAGVMDLLIAFIIVAGLPGSAEWAIGLLVGINLVLGGASLLGIALAARKS
- the efp gene encoding elongation factor P, which codes for MKVIASSIRKGNVIEQDGKLYVVLSAENIHPGKGTPVSQIEMRRIGDGVKVSERYKTTDQVEKATVEDRNFNYLYEDADGFHFMNAETYDQVQVSKEIVGSAAPYLQENMTVKLSMHDLNPVAIQLPQRATLEVVETEPVTKGQTASSSYKPAILSNGVRTSVPPHIGTGTRIVVMTEDGSYVERAKD
- a CDS encoding 3-deoxy-7-phosphoheptulonate synthase, whose amino-acid sequence is MLSTTDDLRICELKELSTPQEVMGEIPRTLTATRVVMAARNAIHAILHGTDDRLLVVVGPCSVHDPAAAVDYAERLAALREKLSDRLEIVMRVYFEKPRTTVGWKGLINDPNLDGSFDINRGLRLARNVLSAVSNLGLPAGTEFLDMTTPQYIADLIAWAAIGARTTESQIHRELASGLSCPVGFKNGTDGNIRIAADAVKSASHPHHFMAVTKGGRSAIAATTGNEDCHIILRGGNKPNYDRESVDAACVELARADVAPRIMIDTSHANSNKKPENQPLVVADIARQISEGEQRITGVMIESNLVAGRQDVVPGKPLTYGQSITDGCIDWETTVSALNVLADAVQTRRNAQSGNFREERSASRA